The Candidatus Hydrogenedentota bacterium genome includes a window with the following:
- a CDS encoding aminotransferase class I/II-fold pyridoxal phosphate-dependent enzyme, which translates to MARLVDLRSDTVTRPGPAMRAAMASAEVGDDVLREDPTVNRLETYAAALMGKEAALFVPSGTMANLIAFLVLGRPGDAVILSEQSHPVNYEGGNLARFAGLLARPLPGELGKISPAQLEAALVLKDDPHFAITRVAAIENTTNRGSGACYTPEEVSALAAICRANGLRLHCDGARIFNASVALGVEPATLAAPCDTISFCCSKGLGAPAGSLLAGDAATIHEARRARKQLGGGMRQAGILAAACLYALEHHIPDLAEDHRRASVFRERLEASGSRFVLPSPTNILMLRAPEAERIQADLAERGVRVFAVGPETLRIVFHRDISDADLDHAVETWLAVSR; encoded by the coding sequence ATGGCCCGCCTCGTCGACCTCAGAAGTGATACCGTAACCCGCCCGGGACCCGCCATGCGCGCCGCAATGGCCTCCGCCGAGGTCGGCGACGACGTGCTGCGCGAAGACCCCACCGTCAACCGGCTCGAAACGTACGCCGCTGCCCTGATGGGCAAGGAAGCCGCACTCTTCGTCCCGAGCGGAACCATGGCGAATCTGATCGCCTTTCTCGTTCTGGGACGCCCCGGCGACGCCGTGATCCTCAGCGAACAATCCCACCCGGTGAACTACGAGGGCGGCAACCTGGCGCGCTTCGCGGGGCTGCTTGCGCGGCCGCTGCCCGGCGAACTGGGAAAAATCTCCCCGGCGCAGTTGGAAGCCGCGCTGGTGCTGAAAGACGACCCCCACTTCGCCATCACACGGGTCGCGGCCATCGAAAACACCACCAACCGCGGCAGCGGCGCGTGCTATACGCCCGAGGAGGTATCCGCCCTGGCCGCGATCTGCCGCGCCAACGGCCTCCGGCTTCACTGTGACGGCGCGCGCATCTTCAACGCCAGCGTGGCGCTGGGGGTGGAGCCCGCCACGCTCGCAGCCCCATGCGACACCATCAGTTTCTGCTGTTCGAAAGGCCTTGGCGCGCCGGCGGGGTCACTCCTGGCGGGCGACGCCGCCACGATTCACGAAGCGCGCCGCGCCCGCAAGCAACTCGGCGGCGGCATGCGCCAGGCGGGAATTCTCGCCGCCGCCTGCCTCTACGCGCTCGAGCACCACATCCCCGATCTGGCGGAGGATCACCGTCGCGCGAGCGTGTTCCGGGAGCGCCTCGAGGCCAGCGGATCGCGCTTTGTCCTCCCCTCGCCCACCAATATCCTCATGCTGCGCGCGCCGGAAGCCGAGCGCATCCAGGCCGATCTCGCGGAACGGGGCGTGCGGGTCTTCGCCGTGGGGCCGGAAACCCTGCGCATCGTCTTCCACCGCGACATCTCCGACGCCGATCTCGATCATGCCGTGGAAACCTGGCTGGCGGTTTCTCGCTGA
- a CDS encoding Na/Pi cotransporter family protein yields MNFLNILRSHCAPIGLALVLAALLSACGNSENAVPARISWDKHASGNHQMAMYGEPFAKPLRAVVESAVRPGLLGGEGGRDVVPGVAVRFVVENPDKGVVFAESGTATLDAVTDVSGTARADVIAGTDPGDVIIHASLPEFPDAGSVEYRLVAGVQRIGAALEGSTGDSVGPVGVRLWNSDGTPASGVEVNFRAVGETEGARMLNTRVYSDASGRAETIWTLGSKVQRYFADVEIHDNRAGVSEEQRFDVRTVHFEAMAINATQMAVVLLGGLAVFVFGMKMMSEGLQRMADRRLKSILQFMTRNRFMAVVAGTLMTAMVQSSSATTVMTVGFVNAGLMTLKQAIGVVFGANIGTTVTAQIIAFKLDDLAYPSIFLGLLLMMFMKRQQLKFLGQVLLGFGLLFLGMQTMGGILKPLRYSPEFQAWFQLVDCTPVDGGMMPAGRALLCILIGTVTTVVVQSSSATVGLVLALASQGLIGFYTAVPLILGDNIGTTITANLAAIGTSRNARRAALAHTLFNVFGATYMYVLFFIPIWSGQPLFLGFVNWFTPGEVLHGENENLLRHIANIHTTFNLCNVVLFLGFTGAMARACNFLIPVLDSERDSVLRYLEPKLLSAPAIALEQAVKEVLFMVRKGQKSMNESCDLLCDGRTEFVESILAREDVIDKLQHEITGYLVELSRTSLDTDESSLIPALLHAVNDAERLGDHAEAQVELHRLLGQQRLALTEADRAGIRESQKYLNEEFEAIYRTLEKEDPKAVSDAHRLDERLNMLMKRLTDEHIKRLDAGECDVQAGVIYLDALAHLERVGDHLVNIAERAGRILEVTSSPS; encoded by the coding sequence ATGAACTTCTTGAACATCTTGCGCTCGCATTGCGCCCCAATCGGCCTGGCGCTTGTGCTGGCGGCGCTGCTTTCCGCTTGTGGCAACTCGGAGAACGCGGTTCCCGCGCGGATCAGTTGGGACAAGCATGCGTCGGGCAACCACCAGATGGCGATGTACGGGGAACCTTTTGCGAAGCCACTGCGGGCGGTGGTCGAGAGCGCCGTTCGGCCCGGGCTGTTGGGTGGCGAAGGCGGCCGGGACGTGGTTCCGGGGGTTGCGGTCCGATTCGTTGTGGAAAACCCGGATAAGGGGGTGGTGTTTGCGGAAAGTGGCACGGCAACGCTGGATGCGGTCACCGATGTGTCCGGCACGGCGCGCGCGGACGTGATCGCGGGCACGGATCCGGGCGATGTCATAATCCACGCGTCACTTCCGGAATTTCCCGACGCGGGGTCGGTGGAGTACCGCCTGGTGGCGGGGGTGCAGCGAATCGGCGCGGCGCTCGAGGGGAGCACGGGCGACAGCGTCGGCCCCGTTGGCGTTCGGCTGTGGAATTCGGACGGGACGCCCGCGTCCGGCGTGGAGGTCAACTTTCGGGCGGTGGGCGAGACGGAGGGGGCGCGGATGCTGAACACGCGTGTGTACAGCGATGCGAGTGGCCGTGCGGAGACGATATGGACGCTCGGGAGCAAGGTCCAGCGGTATTTTGCGGACGTTGAGATACACGATAATCGCGCCGGCGTGAGCGAGGAACAGCGCTTCGACGTGCGTACCGTTCATTTTGAGGCGATGGCGATCAACGCCACCCAGATGGCGGTCGTGTTGCTGGGCGGGCTGGCTGTGTTCGTGTTCGGGATGAAGATGATGTCCGAGGGGCTCCAACGGATGGCCGACCGGCGCCTGAAGAGTATCTTGCAGTTCATGACGCGCAACCGTTTCATGGCGGTGGTCGCGGGAACGCTGATGACGGCCATGGTCCAATCGTCGAGCGCGACGACGGTGATGACGGTGGGATTTGTGAATGCGGGGCTGATGACGCTGAAGCAGGCGATCGGCGTGGTGTTCGGGGCGAACATCGGCACGACGGTGACGGCGCAGATCATTGCGTTCAAGCTGGATGATCTGGCGTATCCCTCGATATTTCTGGGGCTGCTGCTGATGATGTTCATGAAACGCCAGCAGCTTAAGTTTCTCGGGCAGGTGCTTCTGGGCTTTGGCTTGCTGTTTCTGGGTATGCAGACGATGGGGGGCATCCTGAAGCCTCTCCGGTATAGCCCGGAGTTTCAGGCGTGGTTTCAACTGGTGGACTGCACGCCGGTGGACGGCGGCATGATGCCGGCGGGCCGCGCGTTGCTGTGCATTCTGATTGGCACGGTCACCACGGTGGTGGTCCAGTCGAGTTCGGCGACGGTGGGGCTGGTTCTGGCGCTGGCGAGCCAGGGCCTGATCGGGTTCTACACGGCGGTTCCGCTGATTCTCGGGGACAATATTGGCACCACGATCACGGCCAATCTTGCGGCGATTGGGACGAGCCGAAACGCGCGGCGCGCGGCGTTGGCCCACACGCTGTTCAATGTTTTCGGCGCGACGTATATGTATGTGCTGTTTTTCATCCCGATCTGGTCGGGCCAGCCCTTGTTTCTGGGTTTTGTGAACTGGTTTACGCCGGGCGAGGTGTTGCACGGCGAAAACGAGAACCTGCTGCGCCATATTGCGAACATTCACACGACTTTCAACCTTTGCAATGTGGTGCTGTTTCTCGGGTTTACGGGGGCGATGGCGCGGGCGTGCAATTTCCTGATACCGGTGTTGGATTCGGAACGGGACTCGGTCTTGCGCTATCTGGAACCGAAGTTGTTGAGCGCGCCCGCGATCGCGCTGGAGCAGGCGGTGAAGGAGGTGTTGTTCATGGTGCGGAAGGGGCAGAAGTCCATGAACGAGAGTTGCGACTTGTTGTGCGACGGGCGGACGGAGTTTGTGGAGTCGATTCTGGCCCGCGAGGACGTGATAGACAAGTTGCAGCACGAGATTACGGGGTATCTCGTTGAGCTGTCTCGGACGAGCCTGGATACGGATGAATCGTCGTTGATTCCCGCGCTTCTGCACGCGGTGAACGATGCGGAGCGGCTGGGCGACCATGCGGAGGCGCAGGTGGAGTTGCACCGCCTGCTCGGCCAGCAGCGCCTCGCGCTGACGGAGGCGGATCGCGCGGGTATCCGGGAATCTCAGAAGTACCTGAACGAGGAATTTGAAGCGATCTACCGGACGCTTGAGAAAGAGGATCCGAAGGCGGTTTCGGACGCGCACCGGCTGGATGAACGCTTGAACATGCTGATGAAGCGCCTTACGGACGAGCACATCAAGCGGCTCGACGCGGGCGAATGCGACGTGCAGGCGGGTGTGATTTACCTGGACGCGCTGGCGCACCTGGAGCGCGTGGGCGATCACCTGGTCAACATCGCGGAGCGCGCGGGCCGCATTCTGGAGGTCACGTCGTCGCCGTCCTGA
- a CDS encoding neutral/alkaline non-lysosomal ceramidase N-terminal domain-containing protein yields MTRKKTLIAGFVGLPAVLAAAFLIVIGPWPAYQDSRYRESDYYRAALDAIAASASKSEKTASPGRLHAGWAKRAITPEIGAPLGGYSGRKGGMESTGVRDELYVRALALHDGVDTAVILGSDMLIIPPNLSSAVLEQVGARTGLTPDQILFNASHTHCGPGGFMPGLVSKFSGGAYDEARMARIIAAFAEAAVEAHGALEPASIAAGSADAPEYIRNRTRDGAPVDSELSFMLVRQDDGDVCYVASYSAHPTVFGSRMMAFSAEYPGELMRFIEEETGHDALYLGGAVGSMGPRAPEGEDDGARVTAMGRALGSLILASDDALAFTDHADIAPAGAAVGMPPFQLRPFENRPHLRLSPAAGYLLGLRREGWIHGVRIGDLFLVGTPFDFCGETSVVWKEWAREHGLDLWALSFCSTYCGYLSPDKHYWDVPLNYETGPMGWFGPNTEAYFTDLFQALVQGLAVTEGRS; encoded by the coding sequence GTGACTCGGAAGAAGACGTTAATCGCGGGGTTTGTTGGCCTGCCGGCCGTGCTGGCCGCCGCTTTTCTTATCGTGATTGGCCCGTGGCCGGCGTACCAGGACTCGCGCTATCGGGAGAGCGATTACTACCGCGCGGCGCTGGACGCGATAGCCGCCAGCGCGTCGAAATCCGAAAAGACGGCCAGCCCGGGGCGGCTGCACGCCGGCTGGGCGAAGCGGGCCATTACGCCGGAGATCGGCGCGCCGCTGGGCGGCTACTCGGGGCGGAAGGGCGGTATGGAATCAACGGGAGTTCGCGACGAGCTGTATGTTCGGGCGCTGGCGCTGCATGACGGTGTGGACACCGCCGTAATACTCGGATCGGACATGTTGATCATCCCGCCGAATCTCTCGTCCGCGGTCCTGGAGCAGGTGGGTGCGCGGACCGGGCTGACGCCGGACCAGATCCTGTTCAACGCAAGCCATACGCATTGCGGCCCCGGGGGCTTCATGCCCGGGCTGGTTTCGAAGTTTTCCGGAGGGGCGTATGACGAAGCGCGCATGGCCCGGATTATCGCGGCCTTTGCGGAGGCCGCAGTGGAGGCGCATGGCGCGCTGGAGCCGGCTTCCATTGCGGCGGGGAGCGCCGACGCGCCGGAGTACATCCGCAACCGCACGCGGGACGGTGCGCCTGTGGATTCGGAGCTCAGCTTCATGCTGGTCCGGCAGGACGATGGCGACGTGTGCTATGTGGCCAGTTACTCGGCGCATCCGACGGTATTCGGATCGCGCATGATGGCGTTCAGCGCGGAATACCCCGGCGAACTGATGCGCTTTATCGAGGAGGAGACGGGTCACGATGCCCTGTATCTAGGCGGGGCGGTGGGATCCATGGGCCCGCGGGCCCCGGAGGGCGAGGATGACGGGGCCCGGGTGACCGCGATGGGGCGCGCGCTGGGCAGCCTCATTTTGGCGAGCGACGATGCCCTGGCCTTCACGGATCATGCGGATATCGCACCGGCGGGCGCGGCGGTGGGCATGCCGCCGTTCCAGTTGCGCCCGTTTGAGAACCGCCCGCACTTGCGCCTTTCGCCGGCGGCCGGATATCTGCTTGGTCTGCGCCGGGAGGGCTGGATACACGGAGTCCGAATCGGCGACTTGTTCCTTGTGGGTACGCCGTTCGATTTCTGTGGCGAGACGAGCGTGGTGTGGAAGGAATGGGCCCGGGAGCACGGGCTGGACTTGTGGGCTTTGAGTTTCTGCTCAACCTATTGCGGCTACCTTTCGCCGGACAAGCACTACTGGGACGTTCCGTTGAATTACGAGACCGGCCCGATGGGATGGTTTGGCCCGAATACAGAGGCGTATTTCACCGACTTGTTCCAGGCGCTGGTCCAGGGGCTGGCGGTTACGGAAGGGCGCTCCTGA
- a CDS encoding superoxide dismutase family protein: MTASSHEGHDHDHDHDHDHGPAISRAICVLSPTEGNSTAGVITFTKTDKGVLIEGTISGLTPNGKHGFHIHQYGDLSSADGTKAGGHFNPHGADHAGPDDEHRHVGDLGNVEADAQGNATYKRVDSHITFEGATSIIGRGMILHAGTDDLKTQPTGDAGGRIAQGVIGIAADE, from the coding sequence ATGACGGCGAGCAGCCACGAAGGTCACGACCACGACCACGACCACGATCACGACCACGGGCCGGCGATTTCCAGAGCGATCTGCGTGCTTTCGCCGACCGAGGGCAACTCGACGGCGGGCGTCATCACGTTTACGAAGACGGACAAGGGCGTGCTGATTGAGGGGACGATCAGCGGCTTGACGCCCAACGGCAAGCATGGCTTCCATATTCACCAGTATGGCGACCTCAGCAGCGCGGACGGGACGAAGGCGGGCGGCCACTTCAACCCGCACGGCGCGGATCATGCGGGGCCCGATGACGAGCACCGGCATGTGGGCGACCTCGGGAATGTTGAGGCGGACGCCCAGGGCAACGCGACGTACAAGCGCGTTGATTCGCACATTACCTTTGAGGGCGCCACCAGCATCATCGGGCGCGGCATGATCCTGCACGCGGGCACGGACGACCTGAAGACGCAGCCCACGGGCGACGCGGGTGGACGTATCGCGCAGGGCGTTATCGGCATCGCGGCGGACGAATAA
- the larE gene encoding ATP-dependent sacrificial sulfur transferase LarE produces MATQTIPNAVQEKEARLKAALEGYGALAIAYSGGVDSAYLSAVAHEVLGDRARMILADSPSIPRSEVRDATELAEARGWNLTVVRTSEFENEDFLKNDGTRCYYCKTELFTQMDAFARDHGITVLAYGEITEDQLDPTRLGAKAAREHQVVAPLAQAGLHKEEIRRLSRARGLPTWNKASFACLSSRFPTGTRVVPEEMRKVEAAEEILKSLGFHQYRARHHGDLCRVEIDPVDFPRLLDPTTRDAVLAGIREAGYRHVTVDLAGYRTGSTADLPPDPKLP; encoded by the coding sequence ATGGCAACGCAGACCATCCCCAACGCGGTACAGGAAAAAGAAGCGCGCCTCAAGGCGGCGCTGGAAGGGTACGGCGCCCTCGCCATTGCCTACTCCGGCGGCGTGGACTCCGCCTATCTCTCCGCCGTCGCGCACGAGGTGCTCGGCGATCGCGCGCGCATGATCCTGGCCGATTCTCCCAGTATCCCCCGCTCCGAAGTCAGGGACGCCACAGAACTCGCCGAGGCGCGCGGCTGGAACCTGACCGTCGTGCGGACCTCGGAATTCGAGAACGAGGATTTCCTCAAGAACGACGGAACCCGCTGTTACTACTGCAAAACCGAACTCTTCACCCAGATGGACGCCTTCGCACGGGATCACGGCATCACGGTCCTCGCCTACGGTGAAATCACCGAGGACCAGCTCGACCCAACGCGGCTCGGCGCCAAGGCGGCCCGGGAGCATCAGGTGGTCGCCCCCCTCGCCCAGGCCGGCCTGCACAAGGAAGAGATCCGCCGCCTCAGCCGCGCGCGCGGCCTCCCCACCTGGAACAAGGCCTCCTTCGCGTGCCTCTCCTCACGCTTCCCCACCGGTACGCGCGTCGTCCCCGAGGAAATGCGGAAAGTGGAAGCCGCCGAAGAGATCCTCAAGAGTCTGGGCTTCCACCAGTACCGCGCGCGGCACCACGGCGACCTCTGCCGCGTGGAAATCGACCCCGTCGATTTTCCACGCCTGCTCGACCCCACCACCCGCGACGCCGTCCTCGCCGGGATCCGCGAAGCGGGCTACCGCCACGTCACCGTGGACCTCGCCGGCTACCGAACCGGCAGCACGGCGGACCTCCCCCCGGACCCAAAGCTCCCATAA